GTAAAATGCTTGCTGATCTTGCTATTAATGATGAGCAAGGCTTTGCAAGTCTAGCTGAACAAGCAAAAACAGCATTAAAATAATCGTAGAAAAAACCATTTCCGAACGATAGGAAATGGTTTTTTTATAGGGGAGCGGATTGATGTGGATCACTGGGGGCTGATGGTGTTTGGCTACTATATTACCATTAACCTGTGGCTATTCTTAATAATAGGATTGGATAAAAAGCGTGCCAGAGCGCACAAATGGAGAATTAAAGAGAAGTCCTTGTGGGCAGCTGCACTGGCTGGTGGAGCTCTAGGAGGCAGTCTGGGCATGCAGGCTTTTCACCACAAGACGAAGCACATGGCTTTTCGGGTAGGTTTTCCACTGCTTATGCTTTTACAGTTGTTCCTGTTGGGTTATGCTATCGTTCAGTTCTATAAGTAAGGTCCCTGTCATATTCTGTAGACAGGGAGGGAAACGTATATGGGCGACACATCTACTGCCATTGTAACTTGGTTAACACATCAAGACGCCTGGGCTCCATTGATCTTCATTGCCATTCATCTTCT
This Halobacillus salinarum DNA region includes the following protein-coding sequences:
- a CDS encoding DUF1294 domain-containing protein; amino-acid sequence: MDHWGLMVFGYYITINLWLFLIIGLDKKRARAHKWRIKEKSLWAAALAGGALGGSLGMQAFHHKTKHMAFRVGFPLLMLLQLFLLGYAIVQFYK